CATCATCGACAATATTTACAGAAATATTTTGGGCAGCAGTATCACCATCATTATCTTTGGCAATAACCGCGAAATTCAATGTTTGATCATCAGCATTCACCGCATGATCAATTGGTCCTTTTAACTCAAATGAGTAGGTACCATCTCCATTTATTGTCAGGACAAATACATCCTGAGCAGAGGTTGAAGCGGTATAGGTATAAGTATTTGTTGCGCTGTCATAGGTTTCGCTCAGTGATACCGCCAAGCCATCGGACTTCAAACCCGCTACTGGATTAGAGTTCGTATCGAGTCGGTATTCAACCACCGTATCTGCACCTTCAGTTACAGTAAACTGACCGTTTGCCGTCAAAGAAGCCGCGTCTGGTGAGGAACCTGAAGCGAGGTCATCTTCGTCAAGAGACAAAGCGTCAGCACCGCTAATCGTCGGTGCATCATCTTTCACTTGGATGAGAATCTTGCCTGCTTGTTCAGAACCCGTACCACCAGCTAATTCAGAACGGTCACCATCCGCATCAACCGCGTAAACTGGGAGTTCAATCGTCAATGACTCATCGCTCACACCTAAATGATCAAGCTGTTCAAACAAGGTAAATTCGTAATCACCCTGCGCAGGTGAATCCACCTTAATTTCGAACACTGTGACACGGCTTCCGTTGAGCTCAATCACACCTTCATACGTTCGAACACCGTTCTCATTAGCCTTTATCTCAAGGGTGACCTGCTGTCCCTGTGAAGTCAGTGAGCCATCGATATTGAACTCGCTTGGCTCCAGTTCAAAGTGATCGATAATATCGCTGCCTGCGGTGGCTGTAATAGAACCACTACCCGAGACTGCTACTGTGCCGACTTGCGAACCACCAGCGACACCTGATTCATCAAGGCTCAACCCATCAACATTGGTAATAACAGGGTTGTCGCCGTCAGTAATCTCAATATTAATGTCATTAGTTACCGTATCCTGATCGTAATCTACGATAGTGGTAGGCAGCGAAAGAGAAATCGTATCAGAGCCATTGTGTTCCAGAGGTTTAAACTGCTGGTACTCATACTGCCCCTGCGTATCAACGCTAACCGTCAGTACGGTCTCCCTGAACCATCAGCCGTTAACGTAATTGTTGTCCCGTCATCTGACAGCGTTGCCGTCGTGGTTTGATTATCACTGAGTAAGCCATCAAATTGCTGAAGTGCAGAACTGTCAAACCTTACTGAGGCCAGTGCATCACTGCCAATTTCAACGAATTCACCTTGAATCAAGGTTGAGTCAGACTCGACGTTCTGAACATTGGTCGTTTGAGGTGTTGGATTAACGCCATCGCCGATTGAAACCTGTGCATCAATCGGTGCTTGGATGGCATTGCCACCAGAATCAGCACCAGTAATTCCAAAGCTGACTACGATCTGATCATCGCTGATCGCGACTTGTCCACCACCAACAGAATCTAGATGATCAATAGGTTGGCTTACTGTTGTGGTCAGTTCTAGGCTGACATCTTTGCCAACCGAGGTGGTATCAATATCAATGCGCAGTACTTCGCCTTGGTCGTTGACACCAATAATCGCATTTTCAGCGGCGTCATAAGTAAACGTAACGGCTTCGCCTGACGAGCTAATATCAGAGTTGAGTTCAGCCAGCAGACTGGCGAGGGATGCCGATTCAGGGGTAAAACTAGCAGCATCGAGGGGAAGATCGCCCGCGAAAATAGTGACTGTTGTTGTTGCTGTTTGTGGGTATGTGCCACCTGATAGAGAACCTTCTGTCAAGGTTTCTGAAATGCTTTGACCGCCGGCAGCAAATACTAACGTTCTTAGCTCATCCTCTGTCTCTTCTGCATCGTCTTGTGCTTGCGCAGATGTTTCGAAGAAAGTGCTTGCCAACACCTCGGTACCATTATAGTCAATAGTAACAAAGCCTCCATTAGCCGAACTAGCGCCACCAGCTCCTGCTGCTGTCGCTTCTAGAATTTGAGTCGGGTCAGCCCCTTCCAAAATTGCGTCTTGAATCGCTGCAATATCACCCTCACTCAACGCATCGTCGCCGATTTGAGTAAAGTCAAATCCAATGTCGCCGTTCACTTGTTCAGTATGCCAAGCGTTACCAGCAACATTATCCAACTCTAAAGAGATAGTATTTTCATCTACAAATGAAGCGACACCGCCAGCATTCAGTACCACAGAAGCATGACGAGCGGTGATCATTATTTCATTCGACTGGATAGTCTCGCCTTGAACGACTTTTCTCGCAGTACCATCTGGCTTAACGGCAATGACGTCACCATTTACTTCTTCTACGATACGAGCCTGGCGTACAATTTCGACTTCCATACTTATCCCCTCAATCTGACTAAGCCAGTCAACAGCAATTAAGAAATTTAATAATATTTAACGAGCGTATTGGCGACAAAAATATCAAAATTTGTACGTGATTCCAGTGCTTATTACCGCATTAGGGCCATTGATCGTTATTAGAGTAAGTATAGTCCGAATCACACACCACTTAGCCTTAGCTAACTGCATGATATTCAACAATTAACTCAAAACCACACTCAAATTTCTCACAAGTGAGAAATTTGAGTAAAAATTACCTTAAACCTCAAAATAGGGCTTTGAAAAACACAGCCTTTGATAGATAACTCTTCAAGTAAATAAAATACTATACGGACATTGATGTCTCTATGAATGACAAAATTCAGCGATACTTGGCTAATGGAAGAGAAGTTTTCGCACACTTACCCAATTTGTTTCCCATCGCAGGCCTATTCGGTGCGGTCTTTATCGTATCCTTGATTTGGAACTATCACCAAACGCGAGAACAAGCAATCCTCGACGGAAAACACTCCGTGACCACGCTGGAGAACTATATCGACCGAGTCGCTAGCGATTTAATTGTCCTAAAGCAAAATGTAACCACTTTATGTAGCGAAGCAGATAAGCTCGCCCTTCGCGCTCATATGTTTCATTCTGATATGATTAAAGAAATTGGTTTGTATAACGGGTCCAATGTCTACTGCACCAGTAACGAAGGACGAACTCGTATTCGTTTATTTTCTTCGGTGTTGCAACGAATTTCAGACTCATCAAATAACATCACCATTTCTCTGACCAAATCTAAGAGCAAACTCAATTCATTTTTCATTTATGTCTCTTCCAATGACGGAACAGGCATAAACGCCCTATTGCCACCTGTCCAGTTTCTTCAGCAAACGTCCTCACTGTTAGATAAGCAACATTACGGGTATCAGATTCAAGTCCTCAATCGAAGTATTCAAGGGCAACATCAGATTTCTGGATATATGACGACTCCGTTTAACTTTTCATCACAACTCTATCCGTTGTCTGTCAAAATCCAACTTGATAGCGCCGCCTATCTTTATCACTACCAACAAAATATTTGGCTGATCGTGTTATTCGCTTTCGGCCTGTCACTGATTTATATCCTGCTTCGGCATCACACTCTTGTTAGACATTCGATTGAGTTCTGCCTGAGTAAGGCCATTAGCGAACGTCAAATCGAACTGTACTTACAACCTATTGTGGATATCGAAACACGTAACGTCGTCGGTAGTGAAGCCTTACTGCGTTGGGAACATCCATTGAAGGGCAGTATTTCTCCGGAAATTTTTATTCCCTTGGCAGAGAAATTGGATCTTATTGATGACTTAACTCGTCACACCTTTCAATCAGTAACAGAGTTTTTATCACAAAATGGTCCTAGCCTAGGCAATCATTATATTAGTATTAACCTAAGCCGCACATCGTTACTCAAACCCGACTTTATGGCCTTTCTCAAGTCTTATGCGCAAGAAAAACCGGCTTTTGTGTCGCACATTCTGCTAGAAGTCACGGAAAACCTCGATTTCCCTGCAGAGCAACTAAAGGACGCACTCAGTTCTCTACAACAAATAAGCCAGCTCGGATTCGAAGTCGCAGTCGATGATTTTGGTACCGGATACTCTGGGTTGAATTTGATAAGACAGCACAAGTTTAATGTGATGAAAATAGATAGAGTTTTCATTAATAGCTTAGGCGAAGACACCCAAATCAAACCTGTAATCCAATCGATGGTGAACTTAGCAAAAGAGCTCAACATTAAAATTATTGCTGAGGGAGTAGAAAACGAACTTCAAATCAGCCAATTAAACGAACTTGGTGTCCGTTACATCCAAGGCTTTTACTATTCAAGACCAATAAAGCCTGAGGCACTTGTTGAATACACTGTCACTCCGTTTAGCGTACGCTTTGCCCATCGTTATGTCTGTTACTAAAAAGGAGCCAGCAGCACTCGCTCCTTTTGTCTTTCCATTGAGAATGGTTATGCCACACCATGACCTTTGGAGGCGACCCAAACCCGATACCACTGTTCACGCGTAAGCTCAATATCCATCGCTTCAAAAGCGCTTTTCACGCGTTCAATTTTTCCTGAACCAATAATTGGCAGAGGTCGCGCTGGTAGTCGACTTACCCATGCGTAGATGATTTGATCGATACTCTGCGCACCGACTTCACATCGGATTGCTTCTAGCACATCACGAACACGTTGCGCCTGCTCGGTTGCACCAGTAAAGATGTTCCCTCCACCGAGACAAGACCATGCCATTGGTCGCACGCGCTTCATTTGAAGCTGATCTAATGTACCATCATGGGCAACCTCAAAATTCAGTGGATTGATTTCAATCTGGTTAGTAACGAGCGGTTTCGCCACGCGTGACTGTAGAAGATCAAACTGACTTGGAGTGAAGTTAGACACGCCAAAGTGCTTCACTTTGCCAACTTTATGCAATTCACTAAACGCATCAGCCACTTCATCCGCATCCATCAGTACATCTGGTCTGTGGATAAGCAGCACATCGATCTGATCTATGTTCAGGCGTTCAAGCGAATTGTTTACAGATTCATAAATATGCCCCGCACTGGTGTCATAATGGTTGACCTTGCGTAGAGGAAATTTGTCGGTACAGAGCTTAATATCACACTTAGTGACAATCTGGAGCTCATCGCGAACGGAAGGATCTAGCTTCAACGCTTCACCGAATAGCGATTCACATTCGTAATTGCCGTAGATATCGGCGTGGTCGACCGTGGTAATACCTAACTCAATGTGTTGCTTGAGAAAAGACAATCGTTGCTGAGGCGTCATACCCCATTCTGCAAGACGCCAGTAACCCTGAACCAGTTGAGAAAACTCTGGGCCTTGCGGCGCAATTGTGACTTTAGACACCATCACTTACCTCCTAATAAAAACTGCCTTTACAGTATTCTTGTTTAATTCAATGCTCAACGTATACTGACAACAAATTCGAACCAGAGTACGAAAAATTGAGTTTCTCCAAACGGCTAAAACAATTGATTGGTGAAGAGTCAGTTTCTGGCTTTGCCCGCCGAGTCGAACTTTCAGAGGCCCTTATTCGCAAATATCTCAACGGCAGTGAACCTAGTTTGTCGAAAGCAAACCAAATAGCCATGAAAGCCAACTGTTCACTTGAATGGCTGGCCACTGGCTGCGGGTACCTATATAGACAAGCGGAAGTGGTCGACATGGATGCCTATGTAGTAGCCTATCGATACGTTCATGGTTTTGAGCCCAAAGACCATGAACAACACCGCCATGTCATTGCAGGCTATCAATATCTGCGAGGCCACAAAAAAGCCGATGGCTACCTGGATGAATCTGCCATGGTGCAATTTTTAAATCTGCAGATAAAGGCACAACGCTGAAACTGTCATTTGCATAATACAAAGGATGACTACTGTGATATTGAGCAAACTTTAGGGCGTAGACTAAGGGAATGATGTCAGCTTGAAGAAATCGGCTTAACCTTGTTGAAACAACAATCAAGGAATGAACGTGAAGCCAACACATCTCTCTCTTGCTGTGCTGACTGCCTTAATCAGCTTATCAAGCTTAGCCACGCCGACTCTTACCATTTCAACCACCACCACAAGTCGGGACTTCCCTTTAAGCGCATCGGATCCATTGGTCCTGCCTCTCAAAAAAGAAACTTATCAAGTTAATATATCTGGGATTGGTGGTACGTGCCCATCAGTAGCAGAACAGAAAGTTAAGTTTCGTAAGCCACTCAACCTGAATTGCAGCAGCGACACTGAATTATCGGTTAACATCCGCTTCAGTGGTGATTACTCCTTTGCCTACGATGATACTCAACACACAATAACAATCGCTCGAGAAACTAAGAAAGTGGCAGCCAAGACGTTTACCCGCCCTATCCCCGATGTTGTTTGCGAGCAATACAAAGGGGGAGAGGTGATACTCTCTTTAGGTGGCACCTTCAGTGACGGTACTCAATTAAGAGAAGCATTTTCAAATCAACTCCTTACCGTACAAAACAACCAAGTCAGATTAACGCCCTCCCCGAACAGTGGTGGACTTGTTCTACTTGAACAGGCCGACACCAGCGCTTCCTCTGCGCAATTCAACTATCGAAACGCCAATATCTATTTCGCGATGGTAGATCGATTCAACAACGGAGATACATCCAATGACCACAGCTATGGTCGAAAGAAAGATGGCAAACAAGAGGTAGGCACTTTTCATGGAGGGGATCTCAAAGGACTAACTGAAAAGCTCGATTATATTCAGAGCCTTGGCACTGACGTGATCTGGCTTTCTCCTATCGTAGAGCAAGTCCATGGCTTTGTCGGTGGTGGAGAGAAAGGCAGTTTTCCATTCTACAGCTACCATGGCTACTGGACTCGTGATTTCACTAAAATTGACCAAAACTTTGGTAATGAAGAAGATCTAAAACAGTTGGTCACACAGGCTCATAAGCGCGGTATGCGTATCTTCCTAGACGCCGTGGTCAATCATTCAGGTTACTCGACACTGGCAGACTTACAGTTCGACAATATAAACGTTGTTAACACCGAAAATATGCCCGATAAATGGCAAGACTGGGTGCCCAAATCAGGGCAGAACTGGCATAGTTTTAATGATTCGGTTGAATACATAAGTTCAAACTGGCATCAGTGGTGGGGTAAAGACTGGGTTCGTGCAGGGTTGCCAGGCTACAGCAAACCCGGCTCAAGCGACATCACAATGACACTGGCTGGCTTACCTGATTTTTTAACCGAGTCTAAGCAGCACGTAACGCCACCAGAATGGTTACTCAACAATCCAGGAACCCGCGTTCAAGCACGCGAAAGCTACACTGTATCTGACTACCTCATCGAGTGGCAAACCGACTGGGTAAAGCGATTTGGTATTGATGGGTTTCGAGTTGATACCGTTAAACACGTTGAAGGAGATGTGTGGAAACGGTTGAAAAGCGAGGCAACAAACAGTCTTGAGCAATGGCGTACCAACAATAACCAGACCGGACAGCCTTTCTGGATGCTGGGAGAAGTATGGGGACATTCTGCTTACCGCTCTCCTTATGCTGACCAAGGTTTCGATGCGCTAATCAACTTTGATATGCAGAAGAAACTCGACAAAGGTGCCGCTTGCCTGAGCCAAATGCAGGAGACCTATCAAAACTACGCTGATTCAATGCAAGAAACGCCAGACTTTACCCCTGTCAGCTACATGTCTTCACACGACACAGAACTGTTTTTCAGTCGCTTCAACTCATTTGAGATGCAGCGTAACGCCGCCAACGCTTTATTACTTAGCCCCGGCGCTGTTCAGGTTTACTACGGTGATGAAGTGGGAAGAGAGTTAGGCCCCTATGCTGATGACTTCCATCAAGGCACTCGCTCTGACATGCTGTGGAAGCTAAGTAAAGAACGCCAACAGCTTCTCAAGCACTGGCAAACGTTAGGCCAGTTCCGTCAATCCCATCCTGCAATAGGAGCTGGTGTACACAAAGAAATTGGCAACAATTCAGCCTATGTTTTCTCTCGGAGTTTGGAAGGCGACACGGTGGTTGTAGGTTTCGTTGGTAAATAAATATACAAGGGCTATCTACCGAGAGCCCTTGTTCAAATTAGCCAGATTAAGGTTCGTAGTTTGGATTGATTAATGAATATCGATATTGCTGATCTTTCTGTCCTTCCGCTGCAATATAAAGTAAGAACAGTCCTGTATGACCGATGCCACATTTGAGATCGCAAGGGACCTCATAATCTAGCTTCAAAGCAGGTGGAGGTGATGTACTATCGACCTTTACATCAATCGGGTCTTGGTTCATCTCATTGCGCGAGTCATCGTACTTGGGCAGAGTGTAAATAAACAAATCACTCTCGCTTTGGGCTGCGTGAGTCCATGGGGATAAAGCCAAGCATAATATGACAGTCCAGATACTCTTTGACGTTCGCTTCATGAATCATTGGGGTCGATAAGTTTGATTGCCATAATATATTAAACAGTGTTCAATTAAACCCCTAAAACGAAAAAAGCTCCCGACTTGGGAGCTTTTCTTACCAATAAGGATAGGTTATTTGTTACGACGAGCTTCTACCGCATCGGCTAACTGGCGAAGAACCTTTTCAGTGTCTTCCCAACCAATACACGCATCAGTGATAGACTGACCATAAGTTGGCGCTTGACCATCAACAAGATCTTGACGACCTTCAACAAGATGCGACTCAATCATTACACCAAAAATAGCCTCTTCACCTGCAGAAATTTGACCCGCTACATCTTCCGAAACCAACATCTGGCGCTGGTACTGCTTCGAGCTGTTCGCATGGCTAAAGTCGATCATCACCTTCTGAGGCAGACCTGATGCTTCAAGTTCAGATTTAATCGCACCCACATGTTCAGCGCTGTAGTTAGGCTCTTTTCCACCACGTAGGATGATGTGACAGTCTGGGTTACCAGCAGTTTCAACGATTGCAGAGTGACCGTACTTAGTGACTGACAAGAAGTGGTGAGAAGCACTCGCACTGCGGATTGCATCCGATGCAATTTTGATGTTGCCATCCGTGCCGTTTTTGAAGCCGACTGGGCAAGAGATACCTGAAGCCAGTTCACGGTGTACCTGAGATTCAGTCGTACGTGCGCCGATAGCACCCCAGCTGATTAAGTCTGCAACATACTGCGGAGTGATCATATCGAGGAATTCACTCGCCGTTGGTAGGCCAAGATCAGTGAGATCCAGCAGCAACTTACGACCCATGCGCAGGCCATCATTAATCTTAAACGTGTCGTTCAAGTACGGGTCATTTATCAAACCTTTCCAGCCCACTGTTGTACGTGGCTTCTCAAAGTAAACTCGCATCACGACTTCTAGACGGTCGCCCAGCTCATCACGCAGTACTTTCAATCGTTTACCGTATTCAATTGCCGCTTCCGGATCGTGAATAGAACAAGGACCAACGATAACCAGAAGTCGGTCATCATCGCCATTTAAAATTTTAGAGATTGCTTCACGAGAGCGAAAAGTCGTTGAAGACGCAGTTTCAGTCGCCGGAAACTTCTCTAAAACAGCTACTGGCGGTAATAATTCTTTTACTTTGCTAATTCGTACATCATCAGTCTGGAACATTGCTACGTCTTCCTATTTATCTTGGCTTGAACACCGCACCAAAAATCAGTGGTGCATAAATGCTCTGTTTTGTTTTTCGTCTTCCCTGTAACTTATCTATCAAAAACGATGCTTGCAACCACTTTTTTCAACAAAAGGCAATATTTCTTCTATTTTTACATTTTACACTCAATGTAAACTTTAAATTACATGCGATTTAAAGTGAGCAATATCAGGCTTTCAAGCTCTATTTGAAGCACGTGAGATGCAATATCCCTTTGATATTGTTAAGGTGTTAATATAAATAAACGCAAATAAAGAATCGGCATGAACGCCATCGATTTTACACACGTCAACAAGTGGTACGGCCATTTTCAAGCACTAAAGGATATTAATCTTTCAGTGAAAAAAGGAGAAAAGCTGGTCGTTTGTGGTCCTTCAGGATCAGGCAAGTCAACCTTAATTAGAGCCATCAATGGGTTGGAAACCATCTCAACAGGCAATGTTCAGATATTCGGCCAACCTATATCCGCTGCACCGCCGGGGAAAGTCGGCATGGTTTTTCAGCATTTTAATCTTTTTCCTCATTTAACCGTATTAGATAACCTGACGTTGGCACCAGTGCGCACATTGAAACATTCGAAACAGCAAGCCATCGATACTGCCATGCAGTTCCTTAAGCGCGTCAATATCTCGGAACAAGCACACAAGTATCCCGTTCAACTGTCTGGCGGACAGCAACAACGTGTCGCCATTGCACGCTCTTTGTGCATGAAACCCGAGATTTTGTTGTTTGATGAACCAACCTCTGCTCTGGATCCAGAGACCATTAAAGAGGTTTTGCAGGTCATGATTGACTTGGCCTCCGATGGCATAACCATGGTGTGTGTGACGCATGAAATGGGCTTTGCCCGTGAAGTTGCCGATAGAGTGATATTTATGGATCAAGGAGAAATATTAGAAATGGCCACCCCAAAACAGTTGTTCAGTGCGCCTCAACATCCGAGAACACAACAATTTCTTGAGCAAATTCTGAGTCACCAATGATCAGCCGAATTTTTAAGCCTGTGTTATCAGCCTTCGCTCAAATCATACTACTAGGCTTGGGGCTATGGTGGCTACTGGATTCTGGGGCGAAAGCGATAGACTACCAATGGCAATGGCATCGAGTACCTGACTATCTCGCCTTCTATGAAGATGGCCAGTGGTGGCCTGCTGAACTGCTCGAAGGCTTGTGGATCACCATCCAAATATCAACGTGGAGCCTTTTTTTTACTCTGCTGATTGGTATGTTGACGGCCTTCCTCAAGCTTTCACAATCGATTGTAGGTCGAGCCATTGCAAATACTTATATTGAACTGATTCGCAATACGCCGCTTTTGGTTCAAATTTATCTGTTGTACTTCATCTTTGGGCCAGTGATAGGCCTAGATAGATTTGCGACTGCGATTTTGGCGCTATCGCTTTTCCAAGGTGCCTACACCGCTGAGATTTTGCGTGGAGGCCTGAACAGCATCTCTAAAGGTCAGTTTGAGGCGGCTAAATCCCTAGGGCTCAGTCCTTTCTCTACCTATTACGACGTTATCTTCCCGCAATTACTGCAAAGAACGTTACCGCCTTTGACCAATGAGGTGGTTTCTCTGGTTAAGAACTCGTCAATTGTCAGTGTAATGGCCATATTCGACCTAACAACAGAAGGAAGGAATATTGTTTCGGAGACCGCGATGCCATTTGAGATTTGGTTTAGCGTCGCAGCGATATATCTTTTGCTCACACTCTCTCTATCGGCAATCTCCGCTTGGCTAGAACACAAACTTGGCGCCCAATGGCGTACCCACCAATAAGGAAATCAAATGAAACACTTAGGACAAAAGGTTCGCTCGTTAAGGGCATTCAAACAAACCATCACAGCACTAGTTGGGTTAGCTATTACACTCCCTACACTCGCCAGTAACACGCCAAATTTAGATAAGATTAACGAACGCGGTACGTTACGCGTCGGAATGTCGACCTTTGTTCCATGGGCAATGCGCGACAAGCAAGGGGATTTAATCGGCTTCGAGATCGATGTAGCTGAGCGACTTGCCGCAGATTCTGGCTGGAAAGTAGAATTTATACCTACTGCTTGGGATGGCATCATTCCAGCGCTGCTGGCGAAAAAATTTGACGTCATTATCGGCGGAATGAGCGTGACTCCCGAACGCTCCAAGAGCGTTTTATTTACCGCCCCTTATTCACACTCCGGCGTTCAGGTAGCAGCCAATAAAGAACTGGCTTCAGGCTTTTCTGAAATGAGCGATTTCAACTCTCGACGCGTTAAAATCGCTGCACGCCGCGGGGCGTTCACCGTGCAAGTCGCTCGAGAAGCTTTTCCAAAAGCTAAGATTCTTCAGTTCGATGATGATGCGCAAGCATTTCAGGAAGTCCTCAATGGTAACGCTCACGCTGTAATTGCTTCTAGCCCTAAACCTGAGCATGAAGCCGTGAAGAATGCCGACAAACTGTTTATCCCGTTTAATGAGCGCCTGTCTAAAGGCAACGAGGCGTTCGCCGTTCGTCTTGGTGAAAGCGACAAACAGGCCTTCTTCGACCAGTGGATACAAGCTCGTACCGACGATGGCTGGCTTGAGCAGCGTTATGAATACTGGTTTGCGACACTCGACTGGCAACAACAAGTGGCAACGGGTCAATAACTACATTGTGAGATCCCGAATAATTGGCGAGACATAAAGATTAGCAGGACGTTAGGTGAATAAATCGAATTTGATGACAGCCAGTGAGCACAATTTACACCGCTGGAACTTTAATAAACTTGATATCCTTTTATTGCTTGTTTTGGCTGTGTTTGGTTTGTGGCTTTACCAACGCGCTTCTATCGGAGTGAATTACACTTGGCGGTGGAGCGAAGCATTCACGTTAATCTTTACTTCACGCTCTGATGGGTCGTTGCCCTACTTCATTCAGGGTGTGATCTCGACATTACGGCTCAGTCTTTGGGGAATGCTATTGGCACTAACCTTGGGGACACTCATTGGTGTGGCGAGGCATTGTTCCATTTCCGTATTTCGCTCACTGGCCAATGTGTATATCCAGTTAATCCGAAATATTCCCCCGCTGGTCTTTGTGTTTATATTCTACTTTTTTATCTCAAATCAACTTATTCCAGCTATTGGGTTGGAAGGGATTCTAAGAGAGTACTCCGGAGAGTCGAACGCGTTGCAAT
This DNA window, taken from Vibrio neptunius, encodes the following:
- a CDS encoding amino acid ABC transporter permease is translated as MTASEHNLHRWNFNKLDILLLLVLAVFGLWLYQRASIGVNYTWRWSEAFTLIFTSRSDGSLPYFIQGVISTLRLSLWGMLLALTLGTLIGVARHCSISVFRSLANVYIQLIRNIPPLVFVFIFYFFISNQLIPAIGLEGILREYSGESNALQSMLFGPKPLWENLLSGVLCVGILSSAYVAEIVRSGLAGIAKGQWEAADALGLSTWAKYRLVIAPQVLAAITPALAGQAISLVKDTSIVSLISIQEMTFVGTEMANSSGLIFEIWLIVGATYLIFCLTLSALFKKLERHSLKHQANG